The window acgtacactaagggtgcaaccttaccctttctcccctgtaatattaaggtattggtttatagtgacttttcttgctgttgggtctttttcagtgtcggtaaccatacagtttagggaccctacttgccgatacgacgtcttactgttaccgttaatctggcacgttggcaacgttcagtcactgttctagcgtgaattgtgtgttgccaccgcattgcctctaaagtcactagcgatacatttgcgagaatatttaaagcatattttctttttctgtgggattgtaaatctatttggctaataccaggtaagtagaattgtggcatgttcggataatgcatttaataacatagtttgtgtgaaatgatgagcacatcattttattaattacgttcctatttcgtcccatacttatacgaacagaattcgattgggatgtctaagaaggaagaaaaatctgcaaaaactcctccgaaaaggaaaccaaggttacgtcctttacaagcttcaggtcaagaaatgcttgtacattgctacgagcaactgaaacaggaagacgacgaagaaggtatcagtcgtagtgatacgaagctaatggcaagagtttcattattaactggggtaagtgttcgtttttatcttgtttctatgataagtttctggcataatgacaatcagttgaaaaggagcagtatttcattctgaacctaacctaacctaacctgatcatgtaggcctaggcctataccggtaccatgtcttgtgtcgacttcgatacggttcgtagacttaacctttgtgtattcatgttgacttatggtatatgtgtatgtaatatatttctgtgtgtgtattcttacagtgtagtttcggtttagtccgaaaagtaataggaaatttcaagaagggagttgaattttctacaccaggtaaacgccgaaagcgtgaacatccagtgaccggcatagacagtttttctaaggaagcgatagcaaggtttatttatgataaattacataaaggtaaggtgacttcataaggaatctattgcaacattatttatagaaattggcacgcaggtgagataagctcccagaaatgttttgtgcatgtattgtcatacagctcttttgagtcccttgtaactctcttttttcttcccacaggagaagtcgtaactgtaagaaaggttttcgaccacatgaaagcaaattatgacacttatttgtacaagggctccgaaacatcattaagaagaattttgaaggccatggggtttgtgtggagtaaaggtgatccctatgcgtatgttagagaaaatgaagacatttgttttaagagatcctgttttctgagggaatacatgcgtaataaggacagtgagaaaccaaaacctgttgttttcttggatgagacttggatttttatgaatggtgaatatatatgttatatattacattttatatttaaaaaatcttggaataatttatcttcatcaggtgtctttggtttcaattgtgcatttgtctttcagggtcacccacatactcctggaataaaccacacaaatctggacatgatgttcaaggagtaattcgtcgacctgtgtctgagggaggaagactggttattgttcatgctggaacgaaggatggctttgtacctggtatgttcttaatttattttacttcattttattgtagtgaggtgatctctctttacatagttatgagggtatttagggtttgtagtacggatgcaggggggggcacataagtctctgataagaccccaacttaagtacagttcctgtgtatgagaccctcactgggattacttggtttgagaattggaaaagttcaaaagacagaagcacgatttgttgtgggtgatttctgacaaaagagtagcgttacaaaaattttgtcgggtttgggctgggaagacttgggtgaaaggagacaagttgctggactaagtggtatattccgagctgtcggtggataggtggtgtggaatgacattggtagacgaatacgtttcagtggtattttaaaagtaggtaagatcacagtacagtgctaaagttgatgaaaagtggggcaaatatttgttttttttaagaagggagttagggattggaataatttaccaagggagatgttcaataaatttccaaattctttgcaattattgaagaaaatactaggcctatccctgaaactacatcttctgtcctaagtgcagatcagtggtgactgattgattgaaattgactggcactaggtcggaagtggcattataacttaccgctcattgagctctgtacgtggtttttgattttgacttctccactgttattaaaaagacttgcaggtattcactttaggccaatgattaaccttagagaggtatttcaatcaaaacttactcagtgtattttcatataatattactggatatttgtatcagtaaattacttgtattgtaggcctatttattatgtttattctgcattcgacaatctccacctgaatcagtgcttgatacctgactgttgaacaccttccaagcttcttatttcttactgcctgatataggttcagtgttcgcagcaattacatttgttctaaggtattgaaatgggtgtttatacttatatcttttatgcaagtgatcgtggacttctaatccagatataggcctactaatggagatacgttcatgagagatgttacgataaagtagtgtaagtagtaattaattgacttcatcatcaggtgactttgctacacagtagttggttttacttaaaatcagacagctttttgtatcattcaacagaaatcacattttttattaataggcctatactttttttagaacaaataacttcatactaaaacttaaaattcttacaggtgctgatttgatatttgctacaaacttgaagagaaatcaggattaccatggtgctatgaacagcgagaaatttcagatgtgggtgaagacgcaattaatcgtaggattaagaaatataggaccctgtgttattgtaatggataatgcaccatatcactgtaagcttgttgagcatcaaccaacaacgaaatggaggaaggatcaattagtggtaattatacttcattgaatatttccttctactgaatgatgtttaatgatgttacagaaattaatttttatttttcctttaatttacagtcatggttaaggcagaatggagtttctccaccagaaaataccacaaaagatgagctgcaaaggttgtgtaatatgaatcgaagtcacttaaagaggtacagaagcacgtaaacataagtttagataatgttgtttacactcgtgtatttgactttcatgtatgcataacaatatttctctgtttctttaaaaccaggtacattgttgacgagatgctgcacagtgaaggccatactgtcttacgacttcctccataccactcatttttcaatgccatcgaatttgtatggtctgtggcaaaacagtattataacaaaacagtggcttcaagacctggtcacggattggacagagctacagctgtgtggaaagaatctcttgatcaggtaggccaagtggaaatgttatttattggatatatgcaagtggagtttataatatatttgtcaggttgtgatacttcaatatatcttataggtgacagcagagatgtggagaaatgaagtaaaacacactgagaagaagattgtcgagttctacaataatgaggtgagaggtcttcctgaagtggaggaactagtcattcatcatggaagcagtgaatcggaggaggaagatgaagaagatgaagaagaagaagaagaagaaagaagagaagccgaggagttagctgtaccattgtaagagccattccatgagattaagaatgttataactttgctgggaaataatacatttctgattgccccgtcctttctgatataacgaagttacatttcaaaattgtgggaattgtgtatctacaagttacagggcggtatagatgtgcaggtggggatcagtgtccaatcggagtggaattatctagaactgctgtggcgcaatgtgatgaggagcgggcaagggggggagagagagagggagacagcactctgtcaccaatacacgatgtaaacattgtacgcctgttaaaatactgacataacttaaattttatacactatctaatggttttccacagttctctgaaagtcacaactcacgtatactgtatatatatagagagaattacatataaaaatacctgtgtacacaataagtagcccacatattaaatataaatcaatttgctttacgtcgcaccaacacagataggtcttatggcgacaaagaggatagaagagataggaaagggctagaagtgggaaggaagcggccgtggtcttaattaaggtacagcacaagcatgtgtctggtgtgaaaatgggaaaccaccgaaaaccattttaacggctgccgacggtaggatttgaacccaccattccccgaatgcaagctcatagctacgcgaccctaaacgcacggccagctaactcggtcatctttgaaaatgtctttttctatcagcagaggcttttttaaaatcgtcatattttgtataggctacaggagatgtacagtagcccactggttttctgattaaacatcatttatttaatctattgcatcagtctacttacatactcactgtccacgtacatcggtaacctcgtgattcgattattgaagtattgtgcaatgatgcgacatacaaactaagagaataccgagtggttcttccaaatataaaacagacaatttcgagtggtcatgagcatgactcatagtcatagggtaggctaaataataatgttattggctttatgtcccactatcaacttttaggttttttttgagacgtcgaggtgctggaatttagtcctgcaggagctcttttatgtgtcagtaaatctactgacatgaggctgagcaccttcaaataccaccgcactgagctcggccctgccaagttgggttcagaaggccagcgcctcgaccgtttgagccactcagccaggtgtggaggctagagagctgagtttaagtaattgtcgaacatcaactagttataaagatactgattgattaaactaatacagtaattagaataacctaattgactacctacttacaacctaggtactttggaattgtgttctatctttttaacactgcaaataaatccatgtattgtttaaaactccctgtaagaagaggacagtggatgcgaataggtattattttcaaatgagctgagctcgagagtccattatagcatacgattttttcagtgtaccatgactctgtatgtattgcttcagaggaagttcggctccccgccaatgtccagtgtaccgataatgaaccatgtgtgtgttgtgtctcactgatccatgactgcgtacgattctttcagtgtgccatgattcactgtggctcactgcagcgaaagctcgactccccgccagtgtccagtgtgcctataaggagccgtgtgtgtcgtgtggctcactgagccgtgattgtgcatgatttgtgtgccatgagcttgccgttcctgtgaatcgattcactcggacactgaatgaatcgatacactgcttcgaatcaagcactcagtagcctacactagtagaggtacatagtacattaccattaagatagatagcattgcaaagtaatttgtctttaccataataacaataataataataataataataataataatcgtatggcctcagctaccatgtgcagacatttcaagttgacgccatctggctgtctgctcgtcaattttgacgttccgttatactctaggcccactagatggcagaccgagtaaaccgaaactctcttgggcgtctgtggctgagatttaatgaattttgtcgggtaaacaccaaatgcgtcaccagagatcttttacatgccgacatcgtacgacatgaagtgtcgaatggacttttttctgcccttcaaaaatccgactacctctgccgggtttgaacccgctatattgggattcggagccgtcactctaccactgatccacagaggcagctgtctttaccatgaaatacatcgtcgtcgtacatgactgaattactatcaatatatcttagagaaactgtaatgtacatgaaaccgaaattgagttaatttccacgatacattcttcctatataaaggagaccatgtagcttatccaccttcatttcagccacataaatattcagcaaaaattgcaaaatcacattaaaggacaaatacaattttttaagtagaaatagtctggaacatagattagtgaggttggacatcctgcgcgtcatcattcaggagtcgctgttgaacatactgtacttgtcaaaactagtaagtttctattttacacaataatagtgaaatgttgatgaagacgacatacacccagcccccgtgccagagaaattaaccaacggtggttcaaattccccaccctgtcgagaatcaaacccacaccctgtgaccaaaggccagcacgctaaccatttagccatggggccagacaataatagtgaaaaagcatgttcactgcagctattgttgacaggatatttcttctctttaaagaacaatgagtaccacgaattaatatcctgttttgttgattcctgtaaactttgtatgtacggttttggttcgccagttcctagcgtatctactgaatgaaaactttgtagaccaatggattcagttttatgtttattgccttcagtcgtcacgacagttttttcaatgacaacagtc is drawn from Anabrus simplex isolate iqAnaSimp1 chromosome 1, ASM4041472v1, whole genome shotgun sequence and contains these coding sequences:
- the LOC137499047 gene encoding uncharacterized protein, producing MNSEKFQMWVKTQLIVGLRNIGPCVIVMDNAPYHCKLVEHQPTTKWRKDQLVSWLRQNGVSPPENTTKDELQRLCNMNRSHLKRYIVDEMLHSEGHTVLRLPPYHSFFNAIEFVWSVAKQYYNKTVASRPGHGLDRATAVWKESLDQVTAEMWRNEVKHTEKKIVEFYNNEVRGLPEVEELVIHHGSSESEEEDEEDEEEEEEERREAEELAVPL